A stretch of Acropora muricata isolate sample 2 chromosome 7, ASM3666990v1, whole genome shotgun sequence DNA encodes these proteins:
- the LOC136922483 gene encoding uncharacterized protein, giving the protein MDLGNRGGDYSMQDPNTAYSVNRGASLSPYLNIDPTYLNQGGAEFVFPTDSKKKRSWGERMFSGIGTSYMCGLAMGGTWGLYEGLRNPDGKTLKLRVNSVLNGCTRRGPSFGNSLGVLALMYCSLDTLIGKLRGGEEDEYNSVGAATLTGMIFKSTAGLRPIAIAGGVGAGIATAYHLGEKLWNSRGHSISTPSWA; this is encoded by the exons ATGGATTTAGGAAATAGAGGGGGCGATTACTCGATGCAAGACCCAAATACGGCGTATTCAG TCAACAGGGGAGCATCATTGTCACCATATCTCAATATTGATCCAACATATTTAAATCAG GGCGGAGCAGAATTTGTTTTCCCTACCGacagtaaaaagaaaagaagctgGGGAGAACGAATGTTTTCAGGAATTGGAACTTCATATATGTGTG GTTTGGCTATGGGAGGAACATGGGGTCTTTACGAGGGTTTGAGGAACCCGGATGGAAAGACACTAAAGCTTAGAGTTAACAG TGTTTTAAATGGTTGTACAAGAAGAGGCCCTTCATTTGGAAATAGTTTGGGAGTTTTAG CACTTATGTACTGCAGTCTGGACACACTCATTGGCAAGTTACGAGGAGGCGAAGAGGATGAATACAATTCAGTAGGTGCAGCGACCTTGACTGGCATGATCTTCAAGTCCACGGCGGGATTGAGGCCCATTGCCATTGCGGGTGGCGTGGGTGCTGGTATTGCAACAGCTTATCACTTAGGAGAAAAGCTTTGGAACAGCAGGGGACATTCGATTTCAACGCCCAGCTGGGCGTGA